The DNA window TTCATCTACCTGCTTGAAAACAATCTGAAGAATTACCTCTCGTGTAAATCAAAGGATGTTATGTGTTGAGTATGTTATGAGTATGGATTTGATACTTATTTTCATGATCGTGCCACCCGTAAACGTAAAGGGTTAGCGGTTTGATCTTCCTTAAGTTGTGATGATGATTGTTGTACGATTGGTGAACCGCTTGTTAGCTGTAAGCTGTCAGTCAACTATCAAAGCATAATGTTATCGCTGGGTAACGTTAGCCGGCTTGCCAGATAGATAGGGTTGCATTTTAAGAACATTCTTCTTGGATCTGTATTGACTATGTGCGAACTATGGTTGGTGCGATACTGTAACGCTAATAAGCTCCACTTAAATATTGTCAGATAAACATTACTTGCAAACAAACTTAAGGCAACACTAGCGGGCGTGCTAGTTAGCCAACTTGCTATTGTAGCTAGGTCGCCGAACAACACAGCTGACGTTAGCATTCTTTAAAGCTATTAGTTAGCCAGCTACACATAGGCCGTAGATCTCTCTGCATTGGCTGTGCTGAACACAAGTAGTGGGTGTCGGTTTTGATGCAACGAACGACAAGTGTTACAATAACTTGTGTAGTTTTAAAGTACGCATGTATGTAGTGTTTTGGCACATggttttgtcattttttaatTAAGTTGACATCTAGTTGTCTGGCGTGTTAACTAGTGACACAAGTTCCTGGAAACAGCCAAGTGAAAATACGTTCCACCATCTTGTTCATTAGCTAGTTACACCCGGACCCGGTTTCTCAAGACGACGTGATCTGTCAGTCTTTCCAAACACCATCTGCCAAATAACCACCACGTCCGATGTTGACGGAAAACAGGTAAGACCTCAATATCCCAATCTTAGTCTTAAAATGTGCGATATCGTCAACGTTATGTCCTTGGTCAGTTATGACATGGCATCACCTGTTGTGGTTAAATTTAGTGAATCGTTGGCAGTTACTTATCGCTAATCGACTTGGAATTACGCAATAGCTGTCAATATCAATTTGGATTACGGCAATGGTGATGTAACTCCGTATGATTGTTCTTGTATCCGAATTGATAATTTCGACGTGCTGCTAGCTAACGTTGCCGTTGCAGATAAAACTGTATCAAGAAGGCGCAGTGTTACTTGGTCTGCACACCAGCCCAATGTCTAATGCTATTTTTAGGCAGCCTGACTAACCCCGATATGAGCACTATCTGTGGTAATACAATTGTGCTCTAAGATATTGGGTGACACAAAATTAAACCGGTTAGGATATATATATGTTTTGCCGTAGTAGCTGAGTCATTGCCTTCGATATGAAGGCAGTCACAGAACGGAGTGAATGGTGACTAAATTCCTTGCATGCAAGCCATGTTCTATTATAACTAGACTGACTACACGATGTTGTATAAGCAGTTTATTTAGCACTTGGACGTTAAAGGCTGGTAGTCTAAAGGCGTTAGTCGGCGTCACCGGCTGGCTGGCTCATCACTCCCAACCCTGTCTGCAGATATGACAGAAAGGCTCAGTATTTGTGCCTGCCTGCCATGTTCAAGCTTATGCTGTCAATTGAATAATCAAATAAAGAATGTAGGAGGATGTTTGACTAATATGCTTAGCCTATGTGAGGAATTGTGTAGTGTCAAGTGCTTTTAACTGCAGAGACTTCAGAGTTCAATCAGTTCAGTCCCTATCATTTCCATATACCCTTTTCGTATATCCAATGATTATGCCTCTCTCTCGTCACATCAGATCAATGATACTAGTCTGTGAGTCAAGCAATGGATACTGAATAGGTTTTTGTGTGTCCTTCGGGTCTTCTTCAAGCATAATCTGCTCAAATGCATGTAATATATCTTAGTGTGTAAGGGACCCTTGGTTTTTGGAAATACTCACTTAATTTCTCATTAATCTGTTGGTATGTGGGTAGCCCACCATGTTGTTATCCTAAAACCTCTGCACAAATCTTCTCACCATTCCCTGTTTTAAAGACCGCTGACAGAATGCATGGTTTCGGTTTCCTACTTGATAAGGATTGAACCGTGATCTCTGCATGGGTACTAGGGTTAACCCTTCTGGTGCACTGACTTGCATCTCACATATTCACTGccttatgaagtgtgtgtgtgtgtgcgtgtgtgtgcgtgtgtgtgtgtgtgtgtgtactcgcgtgtgtgtgtgtgtgtgtgtgtgtgtgtgtgtgtgtgtggttaaaccCCTACAGGAAGCGGAGGCGAAGCTGTGACAGTGAAGACGGTCAGGTCCTGCCCCAGGCGAAGAGGCCTGGCGGGGGCAATGCCCTTCTTCCAGACCTGGGCCGAGACGCCTGGGACTCAGAGGTACGAGATCCACTCTGTCACCTGGCACCTGTTCACACACTGCACACGTGTATGATATTTATGCTAAAGCTGCGTTACCTGACGATTTCACCGTTGCATATATGCTGTTTACGTTAGGCTGCGTTGCTGGCCTATTTGACAGCTGCATATGTGCCGTTTATGTTACGGCTGCAGTACATGTCGATTTCACTGTTGCGTATGTACCATTTATGTTACGGCTGCATTACATGTCGATTTCACTGTTGCGTATGTGCCGTTTATGTTACGGCTGATTTTACCTGCCGATTTCGCCCCCACTGTTAACAGGTCAGATTAGAATGTTCACATTGCATGAGGCGTGTGGCTCAGGTGAAGCTTGTGCTCTGCTGCAACAGAGAGTCATCTATTTAGAGCTTTGGCACGGAGCCGACTTGATCTTTTTCATGTGTGAAGAAAGCCACAAATAATCCAGTGGTTCAAACCAGATAGATTTAAGGTTGAAGCTAGAAGCATTGCAGCAGTTATGAATgtgaacagaacacacatgTGTAATGTAACCAGATTTCAGCGGTAAAGTATCAGCAACGTAGatgtaacatttcagcaatGTAGATGTAACGTATGGTAATGGTAGGCAATATGAAATAGACCTCTTTCAGCAATGCTACACTACGTGGTCTGCAAACTCCGTAAAAACAAAGGCCATCAGATTTCAGAGACTATGGCCGATTCGGACCTCTGTTGTGTCTCTGTTGCGTGTGCACCGCATCTGTTGTTCCGGGGCTGCTGCGGGCAGTCTGCCTATTAAGTATAAgtgtaagtatatatacttttttgatcccgcaAGGGAAATTCggtcacacactaacccagagcagtgagctgcctgcccatcAGCGGAGCTCAGGGAGCAGTAGGGGGTTAGgtgccgtggactggtcggggatcgaccCGGCAACCCTCCGCTTacaagcttgaagccctaaccagtaggccacggctgcatTAAAACACGCCTGCAGCGCAGCTCGAGATGCGCCTGAGACGTGCGTGTTACATGGGCAGTGTGCAAGCTCTACCCTGTTAACACTTGTGACGAAATGAAAACGGACAGGTAGCACAGCTACCACACGCTGGCCACGCATCCGGTGTGAATCGGGcgttagccactacactacactaccaccgccccccTAAAGTGTTCTGAAGGTGGTCGGGGAACCCTCAGTTAACATTGGCTAGGTTTAGATCAGATTTCCCTCTGGCTAATCTGTGGTCAGTCGGTCACCAGTGGAGCCCGACTTGGTTGAACAATTCCCTAATTTTAATAATGATTTTGATTAAAATAATGATGCCACAGAAATCCAAAATGAATGTTCAGGATGTCCACAACAGACCTTAGAGCAGTGATGCTAGGAGATGCCTCCTGGCTCATAAAGGCCACCAGCTGGAGTGGAGCTTTTAACCCATTTGATTGGGCATTCGATTTTCTACTGAACAGCATCCAAATCCCATTCTGTCTGCATCAAAGTTCACATCCGACTGTCAGTTATATTTCCCTTTATGTATATAATGGTGTCGAggtaaattttttttttaaatgttaaatggTTAGAGTGTCTTCTATATTTACCCTGTCTGTATTGTTACACCAATGAAGACCTGGTATGTTCTACTCACTGAAGAACAGTTTCCCTGTGGCGAGTGGGGACAATAAAGTACCTATGCTGATGCTATCTGTAACTGTAACCTATACCATACCAGTATCTATATGCATTTCCCTGAAATGTATGTGTTTcccttctgtctgtgtgcagtcGTCCAGCAGCGACAGCAGTGGCGTCAGCAGCCCAGAGAGGCTGGCAGGagccagcggcggcagcagcagcagcagcagcagcagtctcgGCAGCATGAAGGCCTTCGGCGTGGACGCCGGCCGAGGGAACTACATTACCCAGGGTCCCTGCAGCCCGGCCACCTCCTCGAACCCGGGCGACGAGCCGCTGCACGCCATGAGCTACCACGACATCAACCGCGTCCTGCGGGAGGCGCACTTTGCCAGCCTGAGGACCAGGAGCCACCCGGGCGACACATGactgcccgccgccgccgccgcccccctccgcctacccgcccaacccccgCGCCAGTCAACCCCTCACGGGCATTAAAACAGCAGCCAGGCCCCCCCTTGAGGACCCGACTGGAGGGACATCATGGgtacttttccacctctgcccgaCCACCATCACCCCCTTAGCACATCCGCATACGCCTCCGCATCCACATCCACCCTGGcccactccatacacacaccatgttaagtgtgtgtttgtgtttgtgtgtgtgtgtgtgagagagagtgaaagagttagtgtgagtgtgcaaaCTACCTGTGGCTTGACTACtttgccccccccaccacctgaccccccccccccccaccacctgacctgacctgaccgcCCCATCTCCCCACTCTTCCTATTTTAACATGCCCATATGTGAGCGGggagttgacctttgaccttttttttgtgtgctggATATTGTATCCACTTGGGTGCtacataaaagaaaaaaaatctgaaaaagagAACAACGCTTGCAATAATAAGTCTACATGTTTATTTCAGCAGTTTTCTTGCCCAGGCTTGTAAACTCAATGCAATGGAGAATCTTGAAGTGAACGGGTAGAGCTGGCATTGGGAGAGGAgatttaattgaatttaattctgTGAGAACACAGGTAAGGATAGTTTTGGAAATGGTTTGACTATATCAACATAGGAATTGGATTTGGTTTCTTCTTTGGTTCCTTTGGTTCTTCAGTTCCTTTGGTTCTCCTGCTTGTTCCTCCTGTTGATCAGCCTAAGCAAGCTCAAGAGGGTTCTTATTTTGTCAGCAGGAACAAAAATGGCCTCACTGAGGGACCTCAGTACTGTATGCAcctcagaagcacacacacaaacatgcagtctTTGTTTCATGAACCTCCCcatcaccccctcaccccccccccccccccccacctcctctaccTCCATCCGTGATGGTGTGTTTGCGTTTCCCCTTTCAAAGACGGAGAAACAGGGATTTTTAGCTGTCGTGGCGGAGAATGCtttcagaaaatgaaaaaaaaaaaaaaaaaaaaaatctaaacagaaaaaaaaaaaaaaaaaaaagcaagcagTGTTCCACTTTAGTGTCTCGAGCCAGCCTAGGAGATGAAAGCACAGGTGACAGACCGaccggcagacagacagacagacatatccTACACACTCAGGCTGGGGCGGAGGGGACCGCCCTCATGTCTAAGGTGCCATGAAGCCGAAACACTGGCaaaacttttatttttattattattttctttgatGGGGGTTTGTGGAGGGTTGGGGGTGGGTTGGGCAGGGTGGCTGGTTGTTAAGTCTTTGAGCTGCACTTTGATtcaaggggaggggaggggagggggttgggaTTGATCTTTGTGAGGGTCCCGGTGACTCCAACAAAGccgggagggggggtggtggggagtgGACCGCTCTTGAATATGGTGACTCACCTGTAGACGCAGGGCAAAACGTCTCGGCACTGAGTTTGGGTTTTAGTgcaaggcgagagagagagtgcaagcgAGAGGGCAAAGAAGAAAATATAGAAAATTACTCAGGCAGCCCGAGGTCAATGGGTTTCTGCTCTTGTAACTAGACACACGCATATATTTCCCTATGGACAGGACACCCCTGGCCACCCCACTATAATTAGCCTGGGCCCTGAATAGAACTCTCCGGTGGTGCTCTGGtaccccagcaccaccaccacaagcCTCTAGTCCCGTGTAGTGCACATTTCTCCTGGGTTGTTTTAAAACCATGCTTCACAAGCGCCATTAGTCAGAGCTGTTTTGGGTTGAAAACATTtcctttatttttgtatttttttttttattattattattattttaaatgaagGGCGCGCTAGGAATAGGAGTAGGGGGGTGACACTGTTGACATGACACAACACCTTGTTGTGAGTGGACAGCAGTGTTACGGGAGAGAAATAATCTAGTGTAGATTCCCCTTGATCCTcccaaagaagaagaaaaagagagagagagagagagagagagagaggaagagcgagagagaggagaggagggagctgGGTCTTGAGATGTGACCGTTAATTCTTATCTGGAGGAAGACCTTTACTACTGAAGAAGCGAGTTCAGATCATGTTTCTACAGAGGTCCCAGGCATTTGGGGGCGTAATGCAGCTTTTCCTGGGGGAGACGGGACAAGTTAGACCTGCAATACTGATGTAATTCTCCAGGCTTGATGTGAAACGGTCTCCACTAACACGACTGCCATTCTATGCAtgcttttcatgttttttttgcatttctgtaCCATTTCGAAGACAAGACCACAGAAATGAATTGAATGTGAAACGACAAACACTGTACAGAGAGCATAGCGGGATGCCGCCATTCATTCCTCAGAATTACATTGTTATTGGCCCTTGTCATGTGTTTGcttttttaaaatctttttttttttttgctcccttAAAAATaatgctgcacacacagcaccctgTCAGTCTCAagtagctgctgtgtgtgtgtgtgtgagagtgtgtgtggacggtGACCTGTAGAGACGAGCGTTTCTTTAGCGATTGTGTCTGTGAGGGCCTACACCCATTCTCTCCTCCCGTCTCTCCTCCACTGCCTGCCTCCCTTTCcgcctctccttctctgctgtTCAGATCAACTCCAAACACTGTGGTCTGTTCCCCAGGAAAGACTTGATCAGCTTtagatgagtttttttttttttttcattactaCAATCGTCATgatgttatttttttgtatacAGAATTGTACATTACCTATAATAGTAAATATACAataatttttttgttgtttttttgatcattattattttttggagATCTTCCTTACATTATGGAGaattaaaatgtttgtttttaattttgaCGTTCTGTGTGATTTATTCCCTCAACATACctgcaaaggaaaaaaaaataacatcaaCCTTACATTAACCCCTACAACTCATTGGTTATAATAGATTCAATATTGCCGACAAAGCTTTCCACCTTCTCTGACTTGTTTAATGACACAGTGAGGTTAAGTTTTTCTGGTTTACAGATGTGAACGCATGGTTTTTGCTGAAGTGGGTAAAGCCTCAATCAGTTTCATGAACATACTGTTTGTCATTGAACACaacacttcaaacacacaggaaACCATCACATCTGTTCTGggagaagcacacaaacacagacaaacagtcaCATTTAGAGACTTCATTATTGAGGCTATCTATTCCGTCATTAGAACCTTCTTGCCTGGTAAGCTGACGTGGTGCTTACAGTTTGGGCTTTTGCCATGCATCAaggaagatcacacacacacacacacacacatacacacacactttaaaacaCAGGCCTCATCTGTAAGTTGGAACAAGGTGAATTAACCAACTGCGAGTTGCAGCTTGTGCGCAAGTATAAGATAACGGAAGACTTGAAAGTAAGTACGTGAACCTAACCACGTGcacaccaacccccccaaccacacTGAAAACAGCCAGATGCACTCATGTGATATTGCACTAAACCATAACATtttagaaagctagataccgcaGTGAGCTCCGTGGAAGCCTGCACTTCACCTTTGATGGCGTCATCTGGCTGCACTGCTACAGTAAACATGGCGGCATCTAGCTTTCTGAtacccatagatatatatatatatctatgtctGATACCTACTGTGTGCACTAAACCACCTGAGTGTGGCGTGGACACCATTTAAAGACATGCAAGAACCGC is part of the Sardina pilchardus chromosome 22, fSarPil1.1, whole genome shotgun sequence genome and encodes:
- the si:dkey-21c1.1 gene encoding uncharacterized protein si:dkey-21c1.1 isoform X2: MISTKRRRSCDSEDGQVLPQAKRPGGGNALLPDLGRDAWDSESSSSDSSGVSSPERLAGASGGSSSSSSSSLGSMKAFGVDAGRGNYITQGPCSPATSSNPGDEPLHAMSYHDINRVLREAHFASLRTRSHPGDT
- the si:dkey-21c1.1 gene encoding uncharacterized protein si:dkey-21c1.1 isoform X1 — encoded protein: MLTENRKRRRSCDSEDGQVLPQAKRPGGGNALLPDLGRDAWDSESSSSDSSGVSSPERLAGASGGSSSSSSSSLGSMKAFGVDAGRGNYITQGPCSPATSSNPGDEPLHAMSYHDINRVLREAHFASLRTRSHPGDT